One window of the Lytechinus variegatus isolate NC3 chromosome 3, Lvar_3.0, whole genome shotgun sequence genome contains the following:
- the LOC121412139 gene encoding uncharacterized protein LOC121412139, which produces NPFSRNMARVVCVTLLILASSCVSGSEPMVMRRQHQRGTGLYYKERDNSHFISPGPDDASDSDSSYGNGSGAPRQDNFRHAHLQWKTLSRKIQVGTANLNSEHSGKFPWNVNDHKTEENQRRGGNFFHEHDARLGKKDVFHHDDLDRSSSSTRSSEDFIPGQNAKSFSVDTLNGTLQFPSADLLNKSIIFHVFDNRSGFLECLWTSEASLKSISSSPESLHYIFMSASSHAKQDALWMQNQIMNILQKLTSEGELRQQAVCNLQARLHFVTQPTYELGNWLPAILMEWACQDHGCGFSQAVFKSITGSSSEVILKRLDARYDWLPSPAQVFSSPQSVVLAGNGCSTREDVAGRIALVVAGDCSFADKVKEMEASSAVGVIVYSQPGDPVQDMNCEGAECDDPPNIPATMIPYNQALLQSVQKDSMNVSFQTSPSENFYFAIDQQGKLAEMGWLLYPSFQFFVWQAQWFDYKTELVKNLSQEVTVIPVINDTIMQGHAGVVQTVDIPSLQDVSKIELDTSLSCPGTRDESCPPWDHTVQLYLCCDKTSPLCGMELGRWITAFRRRIGRWLTDVTPLAPLFTSSQCTFTMKTAWWAQPWKPSLNLRLHKSDKVLSEGQPRQILPLFRGGTFNQSYNTQYHPINFTVPQTAKKVILYAVITGHGSDNNGCGEFCVTSHHFIVNGHPNVNTFTNAGTPNGCAERSITGVEPNEHGTWLYGRDGWCDGREVDPWVVDVTSQINMEGSNSIKYFGWFNGTDPNPTANPGVIIMYSYLVVYS; this is translated from the exons AATCCATTCTCGCGAAACATGGCCAGGGTAGTTTGTGTCACTTTGTTAATATTAGCTTCATCATGTGTATCAGGTAGCGAACCGATGGTGATGAGGAGACAGCATCAAAGAGGAACCGGTTTATATTATAAAGAAAGAGacaattcacatttcatttccCCGGGCCCAGATGATGCAAGTGACTCCGACTCTTCCTATGGCAATGGCAGTGGTGCTCCCCGTCAAGATAACTTCCGCCACGCCCACTTACAATGGAAAACTTTGAGCAGGAAGATCCAAGTCGGCACTGCAAATCTTAACAGTGAACATTCTGGTAAATTTCCGTGGAATGTGAATGATCACAAAACAGAGGAGAATCAGAGACGGGGTGGAAACTtttttcatgaacatgatgCTCGACTTGGCAAGAAAGATgtttttcatcatgatgatctgGATCGAAGTTCAAGTTCAACCAGGTCTAGCGAAGATTTCATCCCAGGCCAAAATGCAAAGTCTTTCAGTGTCGATACACTCAATGGAACACTTCAATTTCCCAGTGCAGATCTGCTGAACAAGTCCATCATCTTCCACGTATTTGACAATAGATCCGGATTCCTAGAATGTTTGTGGACTTCTGAGGCATCCCTCAAGTCGATATCCTCCAGTCCTGAAAGCCTTCATTACATATTTATGTCTGCAAGCTCCCATGCTAAACAGGATGCATTGTGGATGCAgaaccaaataatgaatattttacagAAATTGACTTCGGAAGGTGAATTAAG GCAACAAGCAGTTTGTAATCTACAAGCCAGACTTCACTTTGTAACCCAACCCACGTATGAGCTGGGTAATTGGCTTCCGGCTATACTAATGGAATGGGCTTGTCAGGATCATGGATGTGGATTTTCACAAGCAGTCTTCAAATCAATTACAG GAAGCTCCTCGGAAGTCATTCTTAAAAGGTTGGATGCTCGATATGATTGGTTGCCATCCCCCGCCCAAGTTTTCTCTTCACCACAATCCGTAGTGCTTGCTGGAAACGGATGCTCTACCCGTGAAGATGTTGCAGGTCGTATTGCTCTGGTTGTTGCTGGGGACTGTAGCTTCGCTGACAAG GTGAAAGAAATGGAAGCCTCATCTGCAGTCGGTGTTATAGTGTACAGTCAACCAGGTGATCCTGTGCAAGATATGAACTGTGAGGGTGCTGAATGTGATGATCCTCCTAATATTCCTGCCACAATGATTCCATACAACCAAGCCCTTCTCCAAAG TGTTCAAAAGGACTCCATGAATGTGAGCTTTCAGACATCCCCAAGTGAGAACTTCTACTTTGCCATTGATCAGCAGGGAAAGCTTGCTGAAATGGGTTGGTTGCTATACCCATCTTTCCAATTCTTTGTATGGCAAGCTCAATG GTTTGACTACAAGACTGAGCTCGTGAAAAACCTATCTCAAGAAGTAACAGTTATACCAGTGATCAATGACACTATCATGCAAGGGCATGCTGGTGTAGTCCAGACAGTTGACATTCCATCTTTACAAG ATGTCTCCAAGATTGAGCTAGATACTTCATTATCGTGTCCTGGGACTCGAGATGAGTCGTGCCCACCATGGGACCATACAGTACAGCTATACCTGTGCTGTGACAAGACATCTCCACTCTGTGGCATGGAGCTGGGTCGATGGATCACAGCATTCAGAAG ACGTATTGGACGATGGCTGACCGATGTGACTCCATTAGCTCCGCTCTTTACGTCTTCTCAGTGCACATTCACAATGAAAACTGCCTGGTGGGCCCAACCCTGGAAACCTTCCCTCAATCTCAGACTTCATAAATCAG ACAAGGTCCTATCTGAAGGACAGCCGCGTCAAATCCTTCCGCTCTTCCGAGGAGGTACATTCAACCAGTCCTACAACACGCAGTATCACCCAATCAACTTCACAGTCCCCCAGACAGCTAAAAAG GTTATCTTGTATGCCGTGATCACTGGGCATGGAAGTGACAATAATGGCTGTGGAGAGTTTTGTGTGACATCTCATCATTTCATTGTTAATGGTCATCCAAATGTCAACACCTTTACCAATGCTG gTACCCCAAATGGATGTGCGGAAAGGAGCATTACAGGCGTTGAACCCAACGAGCATGGGACTTGGCTGTACGGACGGGACGGTTGGTGCGACGGAAGAGAGGTGGATCCGTGGGTGGTTGACGTCACTTCTCAGATCAACATGGAGGGATCCAACTCCATCAAGTACTTTGGTTGGTTCAACGGAACTGACCCTAATCCTACCGCTAATCCCGGCGTGATAATCATGTACTCCTACCTTGTTGTGTATAGCTAG
- the LOC121411775 gene encoding uncharacterized protein LOC121411775 — protein sequence MEMASAAQVQDHEDYDKSLVDELRDVVVKCRWQFLGHRREFQGKRCTRIFSKDGEDVVLVYLPPDRFYAMDVSCPHAGGPLDMGDIEEIGGHTCLVCPWHDYDFRLDNGESTSGLKQPVHSVKVVDDLVYINCRAELIPLDESDSSTKDCEQPTSQESSEASLVEKTEFNGASLCEFAVRILNEPNAKQKVHLTRETHQRWKGGDIAEVGSCEPPPMPLRDKSLNILQPGKIKRGKGGTLASRIAVLHSLANIEQWAIDLSWDIIARFSDAELGDGSRLPREFFTDFAKVADDEAKHFTLLESRIESLGSKFGALPVHNGLWQSAEETNDSLLGRLAVVHMVHEARGLDVHPKTQERFRRQSDAESVEILDTIYNDEITHVAAGLKWFTYVCRHSYPPIDCIPKFHELVRTHFRGHLKPPFNEEGRETAGMSKEWYLPLVKT from the exons ATGGAAATGGCGTCTGCTGCCCAAGTCCAAGATCATGAAGATTATGACAAATCACTGGTTGACGAGCTTAGAGATGTTGTAGTGAAATGCAGATGGCAATTTCTAGGACATAGACGGGAATTCCAGGGAAAGAGATGTACCAG GATATTCTCCAAAGATGGTGAAGATGTTGTTTTGGTGTATCTTCCTCCCGATCGGTTCTATGCCATGGATGTTAGCTGTCCCCATGCAG GAGGACCACTCGATATGGGAGATATTGAGGAGATTGGAGGCCACACTTGCCTAGTTTGCCCTTGGCATGATTATGACTTCAGACTGGACAATGGTGAATCCACCTCTGGGCTTAAG CAACCAGTACATAGTGTGAAGGTAGTTGATGACCTTGTGTACATCAATTGCAGAGCAGAACTGATTCCTTTGGATGAAAGTGATAGTTCGACGAAAGATTGTGAACAGCCTACCAGCCAAG AGTCTAGTGAAGCCAGCCTGGTCGAAAAGACAGAGTTTAATGGGGCTAGTCTGTGTGAGTTTGCTGTGAGAATCCTCAATGAACCTAATGCCAAACAGAAG GTTCATCTTACGAGAGAGACGCATCAAAGATGGAAAGGAGGAGACATAGCAGAGGTGGGCTCCTGTGAACCACCTCCGATGCCGCTAAGGGATAAATCACTTAACATCCTTCAGCCGGGGAAAAtcaagagaggaaaagggggcaCTTTG GCAAGTAGGATAGCAGTTCTCCATTCGTTAGCTAACATTGAGCAGTGGGCTATCGATCTCTCGTGGGACATCATTGCTCGCTTCTCTGATGCAGAACTTGGCGATGGATCAAGGTTGCCAAGGGAGTTTTTCACCGACTTTGCCAAAGTTGCTGATGATGAAGCTAAG CACTTTACTCTCTTAGAAAGTCGAATTGAGAGCTTAGGAAGCAAATTTGGTGCACTGCCGGTACATAATG GTTTATGGCAGTCTGCCGAGGAGACTAATGACAGTTTGCTTGGTCGGCTAGCTGTTGTGCATATGGTACATGAGGCTCG TGGTCTGGATGTCCATCCCAAAACCCAGGAGAGATTTAGACGGCAGTCTGACGCTGAGTCTGTTGAGATCTTAGATACTATCTATAATGATGAGATCACGCATGTGGCTGCTGGTCTTAAATGGTTTACATACGTATGCAGACACAGCTATCCTCCAATTGACTGTATACCAAAGTTCCATGAACTGGTTCGGACTCATTTCAG